aacttcgtgtcatttgccatTGCAAGCATTACAAGTGAacttcccctattgtctaagaaaaaaaaatgtaggaTTGCTCTGTGAATAAACAACCGATGTTACCCCTGTACGAATGTCcaaacggggatgccccggtcttcatttttaaattgGCCCGTGGCAGGCTCCTGGTGCGATGTCCCCGATTGTTTCTTGCTATTCTTTACAGTGCGTGCCTtttggagggtgcacgctgttgAAGTTGTcggatgttcaaggaagatGGTTGCAtcgatgctgagtgattcgctcgattgtctTCGTCTTCGGCTTCGTATGGGGGTACCTCATGGTCGGACCCTTTCCCTATCGAAGTAAAAGGGTGAAGGGCCCGATAgagttctcgaggaggtgtgaacctGCACATCGCTCttggcctgtgaccggcgtgtccctgtgaaatACGACAAAGAAAGTGATGTATcgggcgattatgcggtggaatgtgtggtaagaaatgtaaggtggacccatgggaagttccctcatccagcgcgcgacccatgggtgTCTAGCGTGGGGAACACTCAATTCCCGGAATCTAGTTATCGTCACACTGAAGTGGTTAGAACGTGGCCGGGGGCCGCATGAGTGCACTTTCCTCGAGCACGAGTAGGTAAACGCAACCGTCCTAGAAaactcgaggagccgggtcccacaGGGACATGCGAATCGAACAAGTTTGAAAGAACCAATAAGGCGTCTTGAAAACTGTCATGCTACCCCTTTCTAGCTAGGAGTCCGTTTGAGGATGCATTCAGATAAGCGTAGAGAGCGAGTTTAGGGAGGAATGTATGTTTGCAAGGCGCATGGTTCTCCGTCTGTTGATTAGTATCCACTGCGGTGGGTGGGTTGGCATCTCAAAAGCATAGCTCGAAATAACACAAGTCGCTGTGTCGGTTGGTTGCATTTGAGTGGAACCTAGcaatgaaaataattcttttcagCAGGCGAAAGtgcttgaaataaatgaggagAAAGAATGTACAGGTGCGACGATTTCAAAAAATGCGAAGGTATTTTCATTAAGATCGGCATTTGCGttacaacaaaaatccatcttCCACCATGGGGCTTATAGTTTCAACTACACGCAGGGAACGTTTTACGTAGGTAGTCTCATGGAGAAATCAGCTTTTCCTCTTCGGCCTTGTCCTTGCCCCCAGGGCAAATACCAATCAGATTGATAGCCGCGTCAGAGCTTGAtccatggtcggggagggGGTTAGCCTGGACGTTTGGTGGCTTAACTTCATTGAAAGGGAGTTGGTTCttctcaatcatctcctgCAATTTGTCCCGGAGGGTGTAACAATCGTCCGTAGTGTGCCCCGGAGCGCCCATATGGTATTCACAACGAAGATTTTGATCCTGATTCACAGGATTGAACTGAGGATGAGGGGCCACGGGTCTAATTTCCTTAGCTGACAAAAGTTGGGGATAGACATGTGACTGGGGAGCCGGCAAAGGTGGGTATTGCAAACGCGGCCTAGCTTGTCCTCCTTGTCGAGGTTGCAAAGTCGGGGCTGGTTGAGCCGATGGTGGAACTCCTAAAGTTAGGGGCCTATTTGAAGATGCCCAGTGAGGGGTAGGCGCGTAATTATGATCGTATGGTTGCAGGGCCTGCGGCGGAGGATAAGCTGGTGGCGTCGAGTAGTTAATCGGCAGGGCCGGGTATTGCTGCTGATACTGCATGGAGGTTTGGCGTCCAAGGCTTACGGCATTAACAGACGCATCTCTACCCCTTTTGTTACTCGTTGGTGATGGCACAGTGGCATTCTTTGATGACTGCCCCTCCTTTCCGGTCGGTCCTTCTATCTTCCCAAGCTTGATGCCCATGTCAAGTTTCTTCCCAGCGTCGATCAGACTGGAGAATGAGGAAGTATGGGCCAATAGGTGCAAGTAGTAGGCCCCTGTGAGAGTGGAGTGAAATAACTGGATCTGCTGCGCTTCACTGATCGGGGGGATATGCTTCGCCGCTTTAGCCCGCCACTTCACTGCGTAGGCCTCGAAGCCCTGGTCCTCGGTCATCTCCATTGTACTGAGCTCCAACAGGGTCGGGGGCGTCTCTGCACAGTACttgtactggtcgatgaatttgtTCGAAAGGTCCACCCATGTAGGGATATCCGCTGCTTTTAGTGACATGTACCAATCAAGAGCCGCTCCCGCCAAACTGTCCTGGAACGTGTGGATGACGAACTCTTCGTAGTCCCAATACTGTAGCATCTTTCCTctgtagtgacggagatggtgacgaGGGTCGGTCGTGCCATGGTACCTTTGGAATTCAGGCACCTTAATCTTCGGGGGTAGTCGCATACCCGGGAAAAGGCTCCAATCGCCATCTCCGGAATCGAGGCGGGAGCCACCTGATTGTAAGGCTTTGATGttctcttccatcttcttcaatctctGCTCCTGCTCAGCCCCCATTTCCTGGAGAAAGTTTGTCGGTAGAACTATGGGGACAGCCTGGGTTGGCGTGCCCGATTCAGGGATGGGAATGTTTAAGGGAGGTAGAGTTGGATAAGAAAAGCTGATATgaggttgtggagcttggaatggGAGAGGCTCGGATGTGTGAGCAGGGGCGTAGGGGCTCTGTGCCGAGAAGACCATCGGCGGAAGAACTGCGTAAACAGGTGCCGGAACCGGTATGGACATCGGCGGCGGTGCTAATATAGCTGGGTCCGACGGTAGGAAAGGAACGACCGCCGGGAACGTCATCGGTGGCGGAGGAATGTTGACCGGGTGGACCGCCGGTGCGTGCATTGCGGGCGCTTCGTCACTCTCAGGAGCATGGGTCGGTGGGACCCAAGGGTTCAAGTCGACCGTTGGCCCGTATCCAGGAGGTGGAGTAGAGCTCGAGGAGGCACGGTTTAGGCCCTTGAGCGAAgccatgagctcggccatGTCAGCAGCCATTTGGTTGATCGTACCCCTCAATGTGGTGATGTCACCTTCCAACGTGACGATGCGGGCACCATCAGTGGAGGTGGACGGTGCTCGAGTTTCCGGTGATGGGACTGGTAGCGGAACTACTCCCGAGTGTGCCGGAGGCACTCCCGCAGGGGTTGGTGGTAGCGGTGCATGAGTCATGAGCGGTTGAGAATAGACCGGCGTCGGTGGAGTGCTTTCCTCGAAACTAGCGGGTTTGTTGTTTTGTGCCATTCTCAATTGCCGACGAGTAGGATAACGATGTAGCGCCAGTTATGGTTACCTAA
Above is a window of Punica granatum isolate Tunisia-2019 chromosome 7, ASM765513v2, whole genome shotgun sequence DNA encoding:
- the LOC116214430 gene encoding uncharacterized protein LOC116214430 is translated as MAQNNKPASFEESTPPTPVYSQPLMTHAPLPPTPAGVPPAHSGVVPLPVPSPETRAPSTSTDGARIVTLEGDITTLRGTINQMAADMAELMASLKGLNRASSSSTPPPGYGPTVDLNPWVPPTHAPESDEAPAMHAPAVHPVNIPPPPMTFPAVVPFLPSDPAILAPPPMSIPVPAPVYAVLPPMVFSAQSPYAPAHTSEPLPFQAPQPHISFSYPTLPPLNIPIPESGTPTQAVPIVLPTNFLQEMGAEQEQRLKKMEENIKALQSGGSRLDSGDGDWSLFPGMRLPPKIKVPEFQRYHGTTDPRHHLRHYRGKMLQYWDYEEFVIHTFQDSLAGAALDWYMSLKAADIPTWVDLSNKFIDQYKYCAETPPTLLELSTMEMTEDQGFEAYAVKWRAKAAKHIPPISEAQQIQLFHSTLTGAYYLHLLAHTSSFSSLIDAGKKLDMGIKLGKIEGPTGKEGQSSKNATVPSPTSNKRGRDASVNAVSLGRQTSMQYQQQYPALPINYSTPPAYPPPQALQPYDHNYAPTPHWASSNRPLTLGVPPSAQPAPTLQPRQGGQARPRLQYPPLPAPQSHVYPQLLSAKEIRPVAPHPQFNPVNQDQNLRCEYHMGAPGHTTDDCYTLRDKLQEMIEKNQLPFNEVKPPNVQANPLPDHGSSSDAAINLIGICPGGKDKAEEEKLISP